The following are encoded together in the Ictidomys tridecemlineatus isolate mIctTri1 chromosome X, mIctTri1.hap1, whole genome shotgun sequence genome:
- the Rai2 gene encoding retinoic acid-induced protein 2: protein MDDLQSQNLSMDMTDSPPTLANNRLENGMAQLITTEAWNINSTDLVKKALVTVPAPSILNPPAESQSGMALKVAATVLQPLCLGESPVVMPIHMQVEGSSAPELNPNGNATYVMTTQGPVQLPVVLEQHVFQHLNSPLVLPQEAPCSSNAIHNNLFQGAEDPEAQPQLLDLRIPSQPQEPTLPFEAVLQNLFPSQGSLGPPPCQPPPGYAPVPPQPFNSPLSPLVPPATLLVPYPVIVPLPVPVPIPIPIPVPQSSESKFSPSFPKPPSSFSLHSFKGTQTSLEKDELKPLDILQPKEYFQLSRHTVIKMGSENEALDLSMKSVPWLKPGEVSPPLFQEDAALDLSLAAHRKSEPAPETPYDSSGSVDSPGHTVMEKLPSSMEMPFAPATSHEASAMMDSHIGSSNSAEMVSQPSHPSGEVKAENNIEIVSESQAAKVIVSVEDAVPTIFCGKIKGLSGVSTKNFSFKREDSVLQGYDINSPGEEALGNAEPLRKPVKNRSIKLKKVNSQEIHMLPIKKQRLATFFPRK, encoded by the coding sequence ATGGACGACCTGCAGTCCCAGAACCTCTCCATGGACATGACCGACTCCCCTCCCACCTTGGCCAATAACAGACTGGAGAATGGTATGGCCCAGCTGATCACCACTGAGGCCTGGAACATCAATTCTACTGACCTGGTCAAGAAGGCCCTTGTGACTGTGCCTGCCCCATCCATTCTGAACCCACCTGCTGAGTCCCAGAGTGGCATGGCTCTGAAGGTGGCGGCCACTGTGTTGCAGCCCCTGTGCCTTGGGGAAAGCCCAGTGGTGATGCCCATTCACATGCAGGTGGAGGGAAGCTCTGCACCGGAGCTCAACCCCAATGGCAATGCCACCTATGTCATGACCACACAGGGCCCTGTGCAGCTGCCTGTGGTGCTGGAGCAGCACGTCTTCCAGCACCTCAACTCCCCTCTGGTCCTGCCACAGGAGGCCCCATGTTCCTCCAATGCCATCCACAATAACCTCTTCCAGGGGGCTGAGGACCCCGAGGCCCAGCCCCAACTCCTGGACCTGAGGATCCCTAGCCAGCCACAGGAGCCCACATTGCCATTCGAAGCTGTGCTTCAGAATTTGTTCCCCTCCCAGGGTTCTCTCGGGCCTCCACCCTGTCAGCCTCCTCCAGGCTATGCTCCAGTGCCCCCGCAGCCCTTTAACTCCCCCTTGTCTCCCTTGGTCCCACCAGCTACCCTCTTGGTTCCCTACCCTGTGATTGTCCCCTTGCCTGTGCCAGTCCccattcccattcccatcccaGTGCCTCAGAGTTCTGAATCCAAGTTCAGCCCCAGTTTCCCCAAGCCACCATCTTCTTTCAGCCTGCACTCCTTTAAAGGCACTCAGACCTCTCTGGAAAAGGATGAACTGAAACCCTTAGACATCCTCCAGCCGAAGGAGTACTTCCAGCTTAGCCGCCACACGGTCATCAAGATGGGGAGTGAGAATGAGGCCCTGGATCTCTCCATGAAGTCAGTGCCCTGGCTCAAGCCTGGCGAAGTCAGTCCCCCACTCTTCCAGGAGGATGCAGCCCTAGACCTATCGCTGGCAGCCCACCGGAAGTCTGAGCCTGCCCCTGAGACACCGTATGACAGCAGTGGGTCTGTAGACAGCCCAGGCCATACTGTGATGGAGAAACTTCCCAGTAGCATGGAAATGCCCTTTGCCCCTGCCACATCTCACGAGGCCTCAGCCATGATGGATAGCCACATTGGCAGCAGCAATTCTGCTGAGATGGTCAGCCAGCCTAGCCACCCTAGTGGTGAGGTCAAGGCTGAAAATAACATTGAGATTGTAAGTGAGTCCCAGGCGGCCAAGGTCATCGTCTCAGTTGAAGACGCTGTACCTACCATCTTCTGTGGCAAGATCAAAGGCCTCTCAGGggtgtccaccaaaaacttctCCTTCAAAAGAGAAGACTCTGTGCTTCAGGGCTATGACATCAACAGCCCAGGAGAAGAGGCCCTGGGAAACGCGGAGCCCCTTAGGAAACCCGTCAAAAACCGGAGCATAAAGTTAAAGAAAGTGAACTCCCAGGAAATACACATGCTCCCAATCAAAAAACAACGGCTGGCCACCTTTTTTCCAAGAAAGTAA